ttttttttttgatgaattgTCTAAATTAAAGATTTCATCTTTACAGGGACTTAAGTTCCCATGGGAGAGTGCTGTGTCAGGGAGGGAGGTGTGTCCGGAGGACATCTACGGGCAACAGGAGATTCACATAAACGGAGATGTGACCCTGGCCTTCCAACACTATCTCTACCTCACTGGGGTACGTCATTTATCCCCTCTCGCTGTCAAATTGTTTCTCACTAGGTTATGATAGGCTATTAACTGAGCTTTGTTTCAGGACATATCCATGTTCACAGAGGGCAGGGGCAGTGAGGTGGTATTTGGTGTGGCTGATTATTGGGTTTCCAGAGTCACATATAAACCTGAGGACCAAAAATACCATCTCTTGGGTAAGATTTTAATAAGACAAACAGTAATAATAACACAGTATTGATTAGGGTTCTACATGATTATCAAGGTAAATCCCTatattaacaataaaaacatttgactaaAGACACCACTGAGCTGACACGCTACAATGAAGTTGGACCTGGCTCTTAATGTTATGAGAGTATCTGAATGTaatagttttttaaatatttctattatcttatatatatatatacctctaattttgtttatacattttttctaTACTAAAACATTTAGCAGCAATAAGTCCCAGTTTGCGTACCGATATCATATGCaagtaataattatttttactctgcagtataatgtttgtttttaagacaatATTATGACACATCTCTCCAATTTCTCCAATGTACCATGTAGGTGTCATGCCACCTGATGAGTACTATTACAATGTCAACGACTctgtttacacaaacacagtggcCAAATTCAGGTACTAGCATTTTCATATCCTTAAAATGTTGACTTgtgaatacaaataataaaaatactttttcctgTGTCAGTTTACAGTTTGCTGTCGAGCTGGCTGCCCTCCTCCAACATCCTGCACCAAAGGAGTGGCAAGAAGTGGCAGAAAACCTCAAAATACCTTTTAACGAAGAATCCCAGTACCATCCTGAGTATGACGGCTACATTAAAGGTTCATTGTTTGTACCCTTCTGAAAATGACCTGAATAAGTTCAAGAGTTTATAGAGTTTATAACATGACGTCAACATGTCCTCTCTTAGGGCATCCAGTGAAACAGGCAGATGCAGTGATGTTGGGCTATCCTCTTGGATTGCCAATGTCCCTAGCGGTCAGGAAAAATGACCTTGAAGCGTATGAGCCAGTGACAGACCCTAATGGTCCGGCCATGACATGGGTAAGACACGACCACTGTATCTGAACCTTTGTCAAAAGTTGTTACGGACCAACAACAGAGTATAACAAGGGTTGACACTGAACACACAATTATCACCTTGAAGGCTTCTGTTGCTATGTGATTACATAGACATGGTAACATGACAAAACCAAACTGTTTATTAACCCAAAATTATAAGTGTGTTAGATGAATACTATCAACACTGTATTTATGGCTTGTTGTACTGCCCCCATGTGGCCAAAAATGCAGATTGACAGTCGATAAATTGAACTGCAAAATGTCCCTAAAATAGAAATGTTCATTACATAGTGCATGTCAGAATTTATTGTATAGTATTTAATAATTCTTACTAACTGTAATGTTTATGTCTCTGGTAGGAGTCTGTGTTCATTTTACAACCATACTGTCgaataaatatttattctttattctttaaaactTGGAGTACATAAGTACTTTTCTTAGAGTGTCTCCTTACATTAACTTTAATATCATGTTGTTCATTTTTCCTAATGTTTGAATCaatgtttttactttacatTAAAAGGGTATGTTTGCAATTGGCTGGCTGGAGCTGGGGGAGGCAGAGAAAGCTCATGTTTTGCTAGAGAAGTGCTTCAGCAACATCCAGAGACCATTCCAGGTATCCCTCTGACTCATCAACACACAATACTTGTACATGCCTCTTAACTGCATACCTATGGTTAGTGTGGTTACCTCTCCTCCTTAGGTATGGAGTGAATCATCAGATGGATCAGGTGCTGTTAACTTTCTCACTGGTATGGGAGGATTCTTGCAAGCTGTGCTGTTTGGTTACACTGGCTTCAGGTTGGAGGGAATGAAAAACAACTCTAAATGAACACAGCATGTTCGCAGTGATACAGATGTTGATTTGAAaactgtggtttttttttttgtagagttCAGAGGGAGTGCCTGGCTTTTTCTCCACTTCTCCCCAAGGACATTTCTGAGCTCTGTGTCCGTGGAGTAGACTACTTGGGCTGTCAGATGGACTGGCTGCTGAGAAAAGATGAAATCTGCATCATACTGAGGGAACAGGCCAGCAATGCTACATCCTATGGTCTACATGTGGTCTTGAAGGGATCAGGAACTAAAATCCCACTCATCCCAGGTATCACACAAAATGCAGTTTAGCAtcccattttattttctctgagaacaaggtttatttttgctacaaataaatatataatgtattTATAATAAAGAAGAACACAATCTTCTATGTTAACAGGCAGAGTCAAGATAGGCAAACAATTAAtataaaatgatcatttcagAAAACAGCACTGAAATGGCCACAATAAGACAATGTGATTTCCAATAAGCTATATTAATTGAGATGAAAGACTGAAAATGACTTCCTGCTACTGTAATTCAACAagtcttattttttctttctacatTTTAGAATGAAGGGTATATGTTTTTATGCCTCATGTTTTAACCATGATTTTTAAAGTTGTCATTATCCTCACTTTCTTCCTTGATTTCATATCTCATTTGCCTAATGAAATGGTTTGATTTACTTATTTTTCAGGTCAGCCTGTAACTTTTTCTCGAGAGCCTGGATATGTTTGCAAGACAGCTTCACCGTCTCCCTGTTGGCCTTTCTGAAACAGAATCTGTGACCATCCTGACGATCACATGTACCAATAATAAGAATACGTCCTCAAGTTATTTTATACAACAGCTCTTCCATTCACGGACAACATATAAGCATTAAATGAAAGTGgactgtttttattgatttgattaaagAAACTACTAAAAGATCACTTGTTTGTGCTTGTCATACTTATTTTGTAACGGCCTCTGGCTGGACTCAATATTAAGGACCACATGATGTTTTACATGCAACATGTGGAGCCTCCTGTTGATTTTTCCTTGTTacgaaagaagaaaacaatgatATGGGTGTGAAGcttggtttttcttttgtttcaatCTCTTGTGAACTTGTTATAACGGGTAAACTATACCGTAGTTAAAAGTGTTCACCATACCTTGGTGAGTTGAACATTCACGTCCTTTGTTGTGTCAAGTCAAGTTTATCTGTAAAGCAAGTATAATACAGcctcagctgaccaaagtgctttacagacaAGGCATAATAGATCACAGACAAATATAATAGcactaaatacagaaaaaaagacaattttttatcaaatattgGATTTGTTTAACCTCATTTCAAAGGCCAGgggaaaatgtatgttttaacCATTGATTTGAATTAATTTAATGAGAATTATGTTTTATTGACTTGCAGGCAGGCTTGGGAACAAATAGCCTCTGAATAATTTACGTTTAGagtttttccttgtattttttttcccattgccTGTTTCTGTATTAATTTAAAACCCcttcaataaaataattaaaaaaaaaaaaatctaatgcgttcttaaaatacatttctccCTTTCTGTATGTTATGGCAATGTGTGTTTTCCCATGGGCGGAGAGTAGCACTCGGTCACACATCAATTGGATAATTTCAAACCTGAGCTGTTAACTCCGCCCTGCAACTTCCGTTGGGTTCGCTCCATTTACTTCACGTGTTGACGTGTTTAAACGCCGCATCGTCCGCTTGCAATCCGACCGAACGGTTGGCCCCGCCCCCTTCCGCACACCAACAAACCATATATCGAACAGCTTTTCCTCGACGTCACGCCGCTAACGCGTTGGGATTGGCCGTTGAAGTTTTGAAAAGCCTAACGGTTTCAGCGGGGACGTTTTGCAGTTGCTGTCCGGGAAGATTTTACACACAGGAGCGTCGACGGAGAGCAAAGAAAGTCCTTTATTTTAAGAACATCTTCCACGTCAGTATGCGATTAATTTAGCTTTGAATGTAAGCGGAG
This genomic interval from Labrus mixtus chromosome 4, fLabMix1.1, whole genome shotgun sequence contains the following:
- the pgghg gene encoding protein-glucosylgalactosylhydroxylysine glucosidase; translation: MSGESDPYIFSTDALPSDLRFLPPLANGLLGWRVFNNIMHMGGVYNGEAGRCHRADVPCPLAVRVDIKEPAQHTYSLDTHTGVFTDTMSSASVTVSQSLYSHRYYSNLMVMEVLLVRQVTSEEPITVNMLSSYTPQSKDIVFQSGPDYKGGSHIQGKTTSAEIPGGSCPEVHLIWTPVPSSLTLLPEQSQARWGFILIVANSLDTAEACYDEGLNLMSTGNLRPSHEKAWKELWLQSQVEVVGSESLCKALIGCLFYLLSAFPSIHDTSSSFGGVSPGGLSNGGDGQDYWGHVFWDQDIWMYPGIALFYPKLARAVLEYRVGTIDGAKDNAQRQGYKGLKFPWESAVSGREVCPEDIYGQQEIHINGDVTLAFQHYLYLTGDISMFTEGRGSEVVFGVADYWVSRVTYKPEDQKYHLLGVMPPDEYYYNVNDSVYTNTVAKFSLQFAVELAALLQHPAPKEWQEVAENLKIPFNEESQYHPEYDGYIKGHPVKQADAVMLGYPLGLPMSLAVRKNDLEAYEPVTDPNGPAMTWGMFAIGWLELGEAEKAHVLLEKCFSNIQRPFQVWSESSDGSGAVNFLTGMGGFLQAVLFGYTGFRVQRECLAFSPLLPKDISELCVRGVDYLGCQMDWLLRKDEICIILREQASNATSYGLHVVLKGSGTKIPLIPGQPVTFSREPGYVCKTASPSPCWPF